In Wolbachia endosymbiont (group B) of Germaria angustata, the following are encoded in one genomic region:
- the ftsY gene encoding signal recognition particle-docking protein FtsY: MSLFSNLYQGLLKTSSRFSDGVKNIFSGKKKLDQSLLDDLEELLISMDIGHKTSRLLIDKLASIKFESEVEHSVITQQLMSEIESILNPVVQPLILNKKPHIIMVCGVNGNGKTTTIGKLAYKYKEKGKSVMLVACDTFRAAASEQLNIWAERSDCSIVTGEHGSDSASVAYRAVSQAIKDSVDVVLIDTAGRLQNNVNLMQELSKIHRTIKKLDDTAPHDVILVLDGTTGQNAYSQLEAFSKMVGVTGLIVTKLDGTAKGGVVIGLAEAYKVKLHAIGIGESIEDLREFTGKEFAEALFKCD; this comes from the coding sequence TTGAGTTTATTCAGTAATCTTTATCAAGGACTATTAAAAACCTCCTCCCGTTTTAGTGATGGAGTAAAAAATATTTTTTCTGGCAAAAAAAAATTAGATCAGTCGCTTTTAGATGATCTGGAAGAGCTGCTGATTAGCATGGATATAGGTCATAAAACTTCTAGATTGCTTATTGATAAGCTCGCAAGTATCAAATTTGAATCAGAAGTTGAGCATAGCGTTATCACACAGCAGTTAATGAGCGAAATAGAGTCGATATTAAACCCTGTAGTGCAGCCGCTCATTTTGAATAAAAAACCACACATAATAATGGTGTGCGGAGTGAATGGTAATGGAAAAACTACAACTATAGGTAAACTTGCCTATAAATATAAGGAAAAAGGGAAATCCGTTATGCTTGTTGCGTGCGACACATTCAGAGCTGCTGCGAGTGAGCAATTAAATATTTGGGCAGAACGTTCTGATTGCTCTATTGTTACTGGAGAGCACGGTAGCGATTCTGCAAGTGTGGCATATAGAGCTGTAAGTCAAGCGATAAAAGATAGCGTTGATGTTGTTTTAATTGATACAGCAGGAAGGCTACAAAACAATGTAAATCTCATGCAAGAGCTGTCAAAAATACATAGAACGATAAAGAAATTGGATGATACTGCTCCTCATGATGTTATTTTAGTTCTTGATGGAACTACTGGCCAAAATGCTTATAGCCAATTAGAGGCCTTTAGTAAAATGGTTGGTGTTACCGGGTTAATTGTAACAAAGCTAGATGGTACTGCCAAAGGTGGAGTAGTGATTGGGCTTGCAGAAGCTTATAAGGTGAAATTACACGCTATAGGAATTGGTGAAAGTATAGAAGACCTGAGGGAATTTACTGGCAAAGAGTTTGCTGAAGCGCTGTTTAAATGTGATTGA
- the iscU gene encoding Fe-S cluster assembly scaffold IscU: MSYNEKILDHYENPRNVGSLDKNDPNVGTGLVGAPSCGDVMKLQIKVNDKGVIEDAKFKTFGCGSAIASSSLLTEMIKGKTIENVTKIKNTQIVEELSLPPVKIHCSVLAEDAIKAAIHDYQNKQKH; encoded by the coding sequence ATGAGTTATAATGAGAAAATTTTAGATCATTACGAAAATCCAAGGAATGTTGGTTCTCTGGATAAAAATGATCCAAATGTTGGTACTGGTTTAGTTGGTGCACCATCATGCGGAGATGTAATGAAACTGCAAATAAAGGTCAACGATAAAGGTGTTATTGAAGACGCAAAATTTAAAACTTTTGGTTGTGGTTCTGCTATAGCTTCAAGTTCTTTGCTTACAGAAATGATCAAAGGAAAAACTATTGAGAATGTAACAAAGATAAAGAATACTCAAATAGTGGAAGAATTGTCTTTGCCGCCAGTAAAGATACACTGTTCAGTACTTGCTGAGGATGCTATAAAAGCTGCTATTCATGATTATCAAAATAAACAAAAACATTGA
- a CDS encoding iron-sulfur cluster assembly accessory protein, protein MSEFQGVNSVKKPITLTANAVERVRFLLDKKKHANLEEAIGIRVLIKQKGCSGLKYDIEYAYDVRPLELVIEENCSDDQKVKVLIDPKSIMFILGSEMDYVEEKFSSGFIFKNPNEKGKCGCGESFHV, encoded by the coding sequence ATGAGTGAATTTCAAGGAGTAAATTCTGTTAAAAAACCTATCACTCTAACTGCAAATGCAGTAGAGAGGGTAAGGTTTTTATTGGACAAAAAGAAGCATGCTAACCTTGAAGAAGCAATAGGAATAAGAGTTCTAATTAAGCAAAAAGGATGCTCTGGTTTAAAATATGATATTGAGTATGCATATGATGTTCGTCCTTTGGAGTTAGTAATTGAAGAAAACTGCAGTGATGATCAAAAAGTCAAGGTGCTGATCGATCCAAAATCTATCATGTTTATCCTTGGCTCTGAAATGGATTATGTAGAGGAAAAATTCTCATCAGGTTTTATTTTCAAAAATCCTAATGAGAAAGGAAAATGTGGTTGTGGAGAGAGTTTTCATGTCTAG
- a CDS encoding iron-sulfur cluster co-chaperone HscB C-terminal domain-containing protein, which produces MSSNHFTLFGIEPAFNISFDELEKKYIELSKTDINERESKNMENINKAYQVLKSPLKRAEHLLDLFDVKSKKEHLDPEILNESMEIREYFLDCDDLQFASRMIDEKVKDCTKNLINAFATKNFDEAATQVFRLRYLYKSFEEMKENAASSNF; this is translated from the coding sequence ATGTCTAGCAACCATTTCACATTATTTGGAATTGAACCGGCTTTTAACATCAGCTTTGATGAGCTGGAGAAAAAATATATTGAGCTAAGCAAAACTGATATAAATGAAAGAGAGTCCAAAAATATGGAAAATATCAACAAAGCTTATCAGGTACTGAAGTCACCGCTAAAGCGTGCCGAACATTTGTTGGATCTTTTTGACGTAAAAAGCAAAAAAGAGCATCTTGATCCTGAAATATTAAATGAATCAATGGAAATAAGAGAATACTTTCTAGACTGCGATGATTTACAATTTGCAAGTAGGATGATTGATGAAAAGGTAAAAGATTGTACTAAAAACCTAATTAATGCTTTTGCTACAAAAAATTTTGATGAAGCTGCTACGCAAGTTTTTAGATTGAGATATTTATATAAGTCATTTGAGGAGATGAAGGAAAATGCGGCCAGTTCAAATTTCTGA
- the hscA gene encoding Fe-S protein assembly chaperone HscA, with amino-acid sequence MRPVQISEPGSNEVVFGIDLGTTNSLIAMVNKAGNVEIFKDEQGRELLPSVISYEKDVLKVGYDVGENAICSIKRLMGKSVKDLHKEGINCEIDNESEKVIRVKCSEEKYLTPIEISAEILKTLCKRVKKFTGMKVNKAVITVPAYFDDSARNATKYAAKLAGIDVLRLINEPTAAALSYSIEKNNNSGIYAVYDLGGGTFDISILKLHQGVFQVLAVGGDTKLGGDDFDHLLSLIVLEKYREQVGLSKSVIPASATCMAGPSLIESRIVKEYLSNNTSGTFEFSINGELFECEITKEEFEQAISPLVNKTINIVTRTISNIDLKIDNIKGVILVGGATRVPLVQNSLIKLFGNKVLNDVDPDKAVANGAALQAHYLTSNSKDRNILLDVLPLSLGIETMGGIVEKIIPRNTPLPVSEIKEFTTYANGQTAMKIHVCQGEREMIKDNKSLARFELKGIPQLPAGSAKVEIGFTVSIDGILTVTAREKTTGVEQTVEINSSSGLNEEDIQDMVNQSVSNFDEDMKARSLAEAKINGNKLIHLVENVSTEQKLKILLQNAKDTLQENDLDNINNAIAELENSALELCESSDR; translated from the coding sequence ATGCGGCCAGTTCAAATTTCTGAACCAGGTTCAAATGAGGTAGTTTTTGGTATAGATCTTGGAACTACTAACTCTTTAATTGCCATGGTAAATAAAGCTGGCAACGTAGAAATATTTAAAGATGAGCAAGGTCGTGAACTATTACCTTCTGTCATTTCATATGAAAAGGATGTACTAAAAGTAGGCTACGATGTTGGCGAAAACGCTATCTGCTCTATAAAACGCTTAATGGGTAAAAGTGTTAAAGATTTGCATAAAGAAGGTATCAATTGTGAAATAGATAACGAAAGTGAAAAAGTTATTAGGGTAAAATGCTCAGAAGAAAAGTATCTCACTCCTATTGAGATCTCTGCTGAGATACTAAAAACTCTATGCAAGAGGGTAAAAAAATTCACAGGGATGAAAGTTAACAAAGCAGTGATTACTGTACCAGCTTATTTTGATGATTCAGCACGTAACGCAACCAAATATGCAGCAAAATTAGCTGGCATAGATGTTCTTCGCCTCATTAATGAACCAACCGCTGCAGCACTTTCTTACTCCATTGAAAAGAACAATAACAGTGGCATATATGCAGTTTATGACCTCGGTGGTGGAACATTTGACATTTCAATATTAAAATTACATCAAGGAGTGTTTCAAGTTCTTGCAGTTGGTGGTGATACTAAACTTGGTGGTGATGATTTTGATCATCTACTTAGTTTAATCGTGCTTGAAAAGTATAGAGAACAGGTAGGTTTAAGCAAAAGTGTCATCCCAGCGTCAGCTACTTGTATGGCAGGGCCATCACTTATTGAATCACGTATTGTAAAAGAATATCTTAGTAATAATACCTCTGGCACTTTTGAATTCAGCATCAATGGTGAATTATTTGAATGTGAAATTACCAAAGAAGAATTCGAGCAAGCAATCAGTCCTTTGGTTAATAAGACTATAAATATAGTTACTCGTACTATAAGCAACATAGATCTTAAAATCGATAATATAAAAGGGGTAATTTTAGTTGGTGGCGCAACTAGAGTGCCATTAGTGCAAAATTCACTAATCAAACTCTTTGGCAATAAAGTGCTGAATGATGTGGATCCGGACAAAGCAGTTGCCAATGGGGCAGCTTTGCAGGCTCATTATTTAACTTCAAACTCAAAAGATAGGAATATTCTCCTTGATGTGCTGCCTTTATCACTTGGCATAGAAACTATGGGGGGAATAGTTGAAAAAATTATACCAAGAAATACACCACTACCAGTTTCAGAAATAAAAGAGTTTACAACTTACGCTAACGGGCAAACAGCAATGAAAATTCACGTTTGTCAAGGAGAACGTGAAATGATAAAAGATAATAAATCTCTAGCACGATTTGAACTCAAAGGTATACCACAATTGCCTGCAGGTTCTGCAAAAGTTGAAATAGGATTTACAGTTAGCATTGATGGAATATTGACTGTCACTGCAAGAGAAAAAACTACTGGAGTCGAACAGACAGTTGAAATAAATTCAAGCTCTGGCTTAAATGAAGAAGATATTCAAGATATGGTCAATCAGTCAGTAAGTAACTTTGATGAAGACATGAAGGCTCGTTCCCTTGCAGAGGCTAAAATTAACGGTAACAAGCTCATACATCTAGTTGAAAATGTTTCCACTGAGCAAAAGTTAAAAATTTTACTACAGAACGCAAAAGATACTTTACAGGAAAATGACTTAGACAACATTAATAATGCTATCGCTGAGTTAGAAAATTCTGCTTTAGAATTATGCGAATCATCAGACAGATAG
- the lepB gene encoding signal peptidase I: MCYDKFKFIKKIKLKELRENRIARTRKFLSSLFFLLLIALSIRSFLFEPFHIPSGSMKSTLLEGDYIFTSKYSYGYSKHSFPFSPNIFSGRIFYTPPERGDIIVFKPTRNDSIRFVKRVIGIPGDKVQMIEGELYLNDQKVKRRQIENFFDYESKHNIARYIETLPSGKEHEILIDNLSNKLSYNTPIYYVPDDQFFVMGDNRNNSRDSRFSDVGFVQMENIVGRVSIVGLSFKLGKVDWLPFNFRLPVALRFDRILHKVV, from the coding sequence ATGTGTTATGATAAGTTTAAATTTATAAAGAAAATAAAATTGAAAGAATTGAGAGAGAACCGGATAGCAAGAACGAGAAAGTTTTTATCTTCACTGTTTTTTTTGCTACTAATTGCACTATCAATACGTAGTTTTTTATTTGAGCCATTTCATATTCCTTCTGGTTCAATGAAAAGCACTCTACTTGAGGGAGATTATATTTTTACTAGTAAATATTCATATGGTTATAGTAAACACTCTTTTCCATTTTCTCCAAACATCTTTAGCGGTAGAATCTTTTATACCCCTCCGGAGCGTGGTGATATAATAGTTTTCAAGCCTACAAGAAATGACAGCATTAGATTTGTTAAGCGGGTAATAGGAATACCGGGCGATAAAGTGCAAATGATAGAGGGGGAGTTATATTTAAATGATCAGAAAGTAAAGCGAAGACAAATTGAAAATTTTTTTGATTATGAGTCAAAGCATAATATAGCAAGATACATCGAAACACTCCCGAGCGGCAAGGAGCATGAAATTCTAATAGATAATCTTTCTAATAAGTTATCATACAATACTCCAATTTATTATGTGCCTGATGATCAATTTTTTGTTATGGGAGACAATAGAAATAATTCTCGCGATAGCAGATTTTCAGATGTTGGTTTTGTACAAATGGAAAATATAGTTGGACGTGTAAGCATAGTTGGTTTATCATTTAAATTAGGCAAAGTTGATTGGTTACCATTTAACTTTAGATTACCTGTTGCCCTGAGATTTGACAGGATACTGCACAAAGTTGTGTAA
- a CDS encoding TrbC/VirB2 family protein — translation MNPTIRKVFCILIIVLFISFSHVGSAANSNDDTTAQVICNIIGYVWGIGGPLMTVVIIGAALLAIFGRMPWPALFALGVFCAVFFGAKTIVIKVMGGINSTNASFMEECGTGDKKKESIGLFLSKADLVHSFNYIFHLW, via the coding sequence ATGAACCCTACAATTAGAAAGGTTTTTTGTATTCTAATTATAGTATTATTTATTTCTTTTTCTCATGTTGGAAGTGCTGCTAACTCTAATGACGATACAACTGCTCAAGTAATATGTAATATTATTGGCTACGTTTGGGGAATAGGTGGACCGCTTATGACCGTAGTGATAATAGGAGCAGCTTTACTTGCAATATTTGGTAGAATGCCGTGGCCTGCTCTTTTCGCCCTCGGTGTATTTTGCGCTGTGTTTTTTGGCGCTAAAACTATTGTCATAAAAGTAATGGGTGGTATAAACTCTACAAATGCCTCTTTTATGGAAGAATGTGGAACGGGAGATAAAAAAAAAGAGTCAATAGGACTATTTCTTTCTAAAGCAGACTTGGTGCACAGCTTCAACTATATCTTCCACTTGTGGTAA
- a CDS encoding pyruvate dehydrogenase complex E1 component subunit beta: MAILSVREALCTAIREEMQNDPDIFIMGEEVAEYDGAYKVTKGLLKEFGENRVVDTPITEHGFAGLAVGAAFAGLKPIVEFMTFNFSMQAIDQIVNSAAKTNYMSGGQLGCPIVFRGPNGAAARVAAQHSQCFASWYSHVPGLKVIAPYFASDCRGLLKAAIRDPNPVIFLENEIAYGHEHEIPDSELSNKDYLLEIGKAAVIREGKDVTITAFSLKLMDALDAADLLSGKGIEAEVIDLRTLRPLDTETVINSIKKTNRLVSVEEGWPFAGIGAELSAVVMEQGFDYLDAPVVRVTGKDVPLPYAANLEKKALPQVEDIVEAVHQVCFRKK; encoded by the coding sequence ATGGCAATCTTAAGTGTAAGAGAAGCTTTATGCACAGCGATCAGAGAAGAAATGCAAAATGACCCTGATATATTTATCATGGGTGAAGAAGTTGCAGAGTATGATGGTGCTTATAAAGTAACAAAAGGATTACTGAAAGAGTTCGGAGAAAATAGGGTAGTTGATACACCTATTACCGAACATGGATTTGCTGGTCTTGCTGTTGGAGCAGCGTTTGCTGGGCTCAAACCTATTGTTGAGTTTATGACTTTTAATTTTTCTATGCAGGCTATTGACCAAATTGTGAATTCCGCAGCAAAAACAAATTATATGTCAGGTGGACAACTTGGATGCCCTATAGTGTTTCGTGGACCAAATGGCGCTGCAGCAAGAGTTGCAGCACAACACTCTCAATGCTTTGCATCTTGGTATTCGCACGTACCAGGGTTAAAAGTAATAGCACCTTATTTTGCCTCCGATTGCAGAGGTCTGCTTAAAGCTGCAATTCGTGATCCGAATCCAGTAATATTTCTAGAAAACGAGATTGCTTATGGGCATGAACATGAGATTCCTGATTCTGAGCTATCAAATAAAGATTATCTACTTGAGATAGGCAAAGCCGCTGTTATACGGGAAGGAAAGGATGTAACTATTACTGCTTTCTCATTGAAATTAATGGATGCGTTAGATGCAGCAGATTTACTCTCTGGTAAAGGCATAGAAGCTGAAGTTATTGATCTTAGAACCCTAAGGCCACTTGACACTGAAACTGTTATTAATTCTATTAAAAAAACTAATAGATTGGTCAGTGTAGAAGAGGGTTGGCCATTTGCAGGAATAGGTGCAGAGCTCTCGGCTGTGGTTATGGAACAAGGATTTGACTATCTTGATGCTCCAGTTGTACGGGTAACCGGCAAGGATGTCCCCTTACCTTATGCTGCAAACCTAGAAAAGAAAGCATTACCACAAGTGGAAGATATAGTTGAAGCTGTGCACCAAGTCTGCTTTAGAAAGAAATAG
- a CDS encoding ankyrin repeat domain-containing protein yields the protein MAIEKQKFFEIINEVGESGGLDEDNLLERIKNELKGKDEGEYNKFSKNFSKKHQFSIKISEEAAEDWTLLHLATACNTMLIVELLLKKKASVSARVKDGSKNDGLTALHIAASCGHKDMVKRLLNDNRVDPSLKSKNKTPREVVGNTENKEAILQMLEEAEENFYAKHKKKTDISADVINSVKQYNTIRSSEQAPITCGSSDNIVSEQYLHAGVKNIVEKFESLQRGSVTCSGKQTPIGKSVSSDDSGLESEATFDTSFCSEINHDGTANEVDDQILESLQPQIQLQDRQIRKLEKPGQELKHVEKELEKLKSDLAGHETRLEILDKLSEENQSLKQQIQDLKSKNTTLNSELSKTKANKVLLEKTEKRQLSFLKIASVNFAIMLTVGVAFSIAFQLPILLMIATSVMSSLIVGGVTYALSPQPTELKEVSIQCSMQHDACKT from the coding sequence ATGGCAATAGAGAAGCAGAAGTTTTTTGAAATAATAAATGAGGTAGGTGAAAGTGGAGGTTTGGATGAAGATAATTTACTTGAAAGAATAAAGAATGAGTTAAAAGGAAAAGATGAAGGAGAGTACAACAAGTTTAGTAAAAATTTTAGTAAAAAACATCAATTTAGTATAAAAATTTCAGAAGAAGCTGCGGAAGATTGGACGTTGTTACATCTTGCTACAGCATGCAACACTATGTTAATAGTGGAACTTCTACTAAAAAAGAAAGCAAGTGTTAGCGCTCGAGTAAAAGATGGTTCTAAAAATGATGGACTAACTGCTTTGCATATTGCTGCTTCTTGTGGACATAAAGACATGGTAAAACGGTTACTAAACGATAATCGAGTTGATCCTTCATTAAAAAGCAAAAATAAGACTCCAAGAGAGGTGGTAGGTAATACAGAAAATAAGGAAGCGATATTACAAATGTTAGAGGAAGCAGAAGAAAATTTTTATGCAAAGCATAAGAAAAAAACTGATATATCAGCAGATGTTATAAATTCTGTGAAACAATACAATACCATACGTAGTAGTGAACAGGCTCCCATTACGTGTGGAAGTAGTGACAATATAGTAAGTGAGCAATACTTACATGCTGGTGTTAAGAATATTGTAGAAAAATTTGAGTCACTGCAAAGAGGAAGTGTTACATGTAGTGGTAAACAGACTCCTATTGGTAAAAGCGTTAGTAGTGACGACAGCGGTCTAGAGTCTGAGGCTACATTTGATACTTCTTTCTGCTCCGAAATAAATCACGACGGGACAGCTAATGAAGTTGATGACCAAATTTTAGAAAGTCTGCAACCTCAAATTCAGCTGCAAGATAGACAAATTCGGAAGTTAGAAAAGCCAGGTCAAGAATTAAAACATGTTGAGAAAGAACTAGAAAAGTTAAAGAGTGACTTAGCTGGACATGAGACTCGGTTAGAAATACTTGATAAACTCAGTGAAGAGAATCAATCACTAAAACAACAAATACAAGATCTAAAAAGTAAAAATACAACACTTAATAGTGAATTAAGCAAAACCAAAGCAAATAAAGTATTACTAGAAAAAACAGAAAAAAGACAACTGTCTTTCTTAAAAATTGCTTCTGTAAACTTTGCAATCATGTTGACAGTAGGTGTTGCCTTTAGTATAGCCTTCCAATTACCAATTCTATTGATGATTGCAACTTCTGTGATGTCTTCATTGATAGTCGGTGGAGTTACATACGCACTATCACCGCAACCTACTGAATTAAAAGAAGTAAGTATTCAATGCTCAATGCAACATGATGCTTGTAAAACTTAA
- the uvrA gene encoding excinuclease ABC subunit UvrA, translating into MIRVKGAREHNLQGIDVNIPKNKLVIITGLSGSGKSSLAFDTIYAEGQRRYVESLSAYARQFLNIQDKPDVESITGLSPAISINQKSISKNPRSTVGTVTEIYDYLRLIYARVGIPYSPVTGLPITKQAVSQIVDTIIALPLETKIYILAPIVRGRKGEHFKEILEIKKQGYVRLKIDGETYNIDDLPKLDKNKKHDIFVIADRISISDDIGNRLPSSVESALRLGHGLMYAEIVNLPDNHNSEYKNGQTLTFSENFACPESGFTLEEIEPRLFSFNSPYGACSSCNGLGKKLSVDAKLIVPDETLSISEGALKPIGSIFRQVHTNYGLLKNAILSLAENCKFSLDVPWKNIDQKVKDLILFGSREMKFQGLVSILERQMDYDASLIDRYCSVTDCKECTGYRLRKEALTVKIDEKHIGEISRLSIDESLKWFGNLSDRLTEQQRQISNKILNEIIKRLTFLKNVGLNYLTLDRESSTLSGGESQRIRLASQIGSGLTGVLYVLDEPSIGLHQCDNDRLIATLKNLRDMGNTVIVVEHDEDTIMAADYVIDIGPGAGVNGGKIVAEGTPDQVQKNLESITGQYLSGKKEISISKRRKQTTQFIKVVNACENNLKNINVEFPIGNFICVTGISGGGKSSLVIETLYKYSAQKINHSSAKHGKCDKIEGLEYIDKIIEVDQSPIGRTPASNPATYVGMFTHIRNWFAGLPESKARGYNIGRFSFNTKGGRCEACKGDGHLKIEMHFLPDVYVKCEQCRGQRYNRETLEVTYKGKSISDVLDMTIDQACDFFENLPMIREKLISLQEVGLGYITLGQSSTTLSGGEAQRIKLSKELSKRFTGKTLYILDEPTTGLHFEDVNNLLKILHRLVDLGNTVIVIEHNLHVIKTADYIIDIGPEGGVKGGEVVAVGTPEKVVQTPKSVTGKYLKTYLLDQVSTIS; encoded by the coding sequence ATGATCAGAGTTAAAGGTGCAAGAGAGCATAATTTGCAGGGTATTGATGTCAATATACCAAAAAATAAGTTAGTTATTATAACTGGGCTAAGTGGTTCTGGTAAGTCTAGCCTCGCATTCGATACGATTTATGCAGAAGGCCAACGCCGATACGTCGAAAGTCTATCGGCTTATGCACGTCAATTTCTTAATATTCAAGATAAACCAGATGTTGAGTCAATCACAGGCCTCTCTCCTGCAATATCAATTAACCAAAAATCGATCTCAAAAAATCCAAGATCAACCGTTGGAACTGTTACTGAAATTTATGACTATCTACGCTTAATATATGCACGAGTGGGAATACCTTATTCGCCTGTAACTGGGTTGCCAATAACGAAACAGGCTGTATCTCAAATTGTAGATACTATTATAGCATTACCTTTAGAAACTAAAATATATATACTTGCTCCTATTGTGCGTGGCAGAAAAGGAGAGCACTTCAAAGAGATATTGGAAATTAAAAAGCAGGGTTACGTGAGACTAAAAATAGATGGTGAAACATACAATATAGATGACTTGCCTAAACTCGATAAAAACAAGAAACATGATATTTTTGTTATTGCAGATAGAATCTCCATATCAGATGATATAGGAAATCGACTACCAAGCAGTGTAGAATCAGCATTAAGGCTGGGCCATGGCTTAATGTATGCAGAAATAGTGAACTTACCTGATAACCACAATTCCGAGTATAAAAATGGTCAAACTTTAACTTTCTCAGAGAATTTTGCATGTCCTGAGTCTGGCTTTACTCTTGAAGAAATAGAGCCAAGATTGTTTTCTTTTAACAGCCCCTACGGTGCATGCAGTTCATGCAATGGGCTCGGTAAAAAACTAAGTGTTGATGCAAAGCTAATAGTGCCAGATGAAACGCTCTCGATATCTGAAGGTGCTTTAAAGCCAATTGGATCAATATTCCGTCAAGTGCATACAAACTATGGATTGCTAAAAAATGCAATTCTATCACTGGCTGAAAATTGCAAATTTAGCCTTGATGTTCCGTGGAAGAATATAGACCAAAAAGTGAAGGATTTAATACTTTTTGGCTCTAGAGAAATGAAATTTCAAGGTTTGGTCAGTATCCTAGAACGCCAGATGGATTACGATGCATCACTTATTGATAGGTATTGTTCTGTTACTGACTGCAAAGAATGTACTGGCTATAGATTGAGAAAAGAAGCACTTACAGTGAAAATTGACGAAAAACATATAGGTGAAATATCAAGGCTCAGCATCGATGAATCCCTTAAGTGGTTTGGAAATTTATCAGACAGACTTACAGAACAACAAAGGCAAATTTCAAATAAAATATTAAACGAAATAATCAAAAGGCTGACATTTTTAAAGAATGTAGGGCTAAATTACCTTACACTTGACCGTGAATCTAGCACTCTCTCTGGTGGTGAAAGCCAGAGGATCAGGCTTGCTTCGCAAATTGGCTCTGGTTTAACAGGAGTGCTATACGTGCTTGACGAACCCTCAATTGGCCTTCATCAATGTGATAATGATCGATTAATTGCCACACTTAAAAATCTGAGAGACATGGGTAATACTGTGATTGTTGTTGAACATGATGAAGACACAATAATGGCTGCTGATTATGTGATTGATATTGGTCCTGGAGCTGGCGTGAATGGAGGAAAAATCGTTGCAGAAGGAACACCAGATCAGGTACAAAAAAATTTAGAGAGCATAACAGGACAGTATTTAAGTGGAAAGAAGGAAATTTCAATTTCAAAAAGAAGAAAGCAAACAACTCAGTTCATAAAGGTAGTTAACGCATGTGAGAATAACTTAAAAAATATAAATGTTGAATTTCCTATAGGGAATTTTATTTGTGTTACTGGAATATCAGGAGGAGGAAAATCAAGTTTAGTAATAGAAACACTATATAAATACTCAGCACAGAAGATAAATCATTCATCTGCAAAGCATGGTAAATGCGATAAAATAGAAGGCCTTGAGTATATAGATAAAATTATAGAAGTTGATCAGTCACCAATTGGTAGGACTCCAGCATCAAATCCAGCAACATATGTTGGTATGTTTACTCACATCAGAAATTGGTTTGCAGGTCTCCCAGAGTCGAAGGCACGAGGTTACAATATAGGCCGATTTTCATTTAATACCAAGGGAGGAAGATGTGAAGCTTGTAAAGGTGATGGGCATTTAAAGATCGAGATGCATTTCCTACCGGACGTTTATGTGAAATGTGAGCAATGTAGAGGACAGAGGTATAACCGAGAAACATTGGAAGTTACTTACAAGGGAAAATCAATTTCTGATGTGCTTGATATGACAATAGATCAAGCATGTGACTTTTTTGAAAATCTTCCAATGATAAGGGAAAAGTTGATTTCTTTACAGGAAGTAGGGCTTGGCTATATAACGCTTGGACAGTCGTCAACAACGTTGTCCGGGGGTGAAGCACAACGAATAAAGCTGTCTAAGGAACTATCAAAGCGATTTACCGGGAAAACATTGTATATTCTCGATGAGCCAACAACTGGGTTACATTTTGAAGATGTAAATAATTTACTGAAAATACTCCATAGGCTAGTTGATTTAGGAAATACTGTTATAGTTATTGAGCACAATTTACATGTTATAAAAACTGCTGATTACATAATAGATATTGGTCCAGAGGGTGGAGTAAAAGGTGGCGAAGTGGTTGCTGTAGGAACTCCAGAAAAAGTTGTACAGACTCCAAAAAGCGTTACAGGCAAGTATCTTAAAACATATTTATTGGATCAAGTATCGACTATTTCTTAA